From Caretta caretta isolate rCarCar2 chromosome 9, rCarCar1.hap1, whole genome shotgun sequence, one genomic window encodes:
- the LOC142073223 gene encoding uncharacterized protein LOC142073223 has product MQSSSAQVTMMESQNRKRAPAWIEREVRDLIAVWGEESVLSELRSSFRNAKTFVKISQGMKDRGHNRDPKQCCVKLKELRQAYQKTREANSRSGSEPQTCHFYDELHAILGGSATTTPAVLFDSFNGDGGNTEAGFGDEEDDDEEEVVDSSQQASGETGFPDSQELFLTLDLEPVTPEPTQGCLLDPAGGEGTSAACVSMITGSSPSQRLVKLRKKKKRTRDEMFSELMLSSHTDRAQTNAWRQIMSECRKAQNDREERWRAAESKWRAEERAEAQMWRQRDERRQDSMLRLLQDQTSMLQCMVELQQRHLEHRLPLQPLCNQPPSSPSSIASTPRCPRTRWGGLRPTSHSTTEDCPKKRRLSFNKF; this is encoded by the exons atgcagagctcatcagcacaggtgaccatgatggagtcccagaatcgcaaaagagctccagcatggatcgaacgggaggtacgggatctgatcgctgtttggggagaggaatccgtgctatcagaactccgttccagttttcgaaatgccaaaacctttgtcaaaatctcccagggcatgaaggacagaggccataacagggacccaaagcagtgctgcgtgaaactgaaggagctgaggcaagcctaccagaaaaccagagaggcgaacagccgctctgggtcagagccccaaacatgccacttctatgatgagctgcatgccattttagggggttcagccaccactaccccagccgtgttgtttgactccttcaatggagatggaggcaatacggaagcaggttttggggacgaagaagatgatgatgaggaggaggttgtagatagctcacagcaagcaagcggagaaaccggttttcccgacagccaggaactgtttctcaccctagacctggagccagtaacccccgaacccacccaaggctgcctcctggacccagcaggcggagaagggacctctg ctgcatgtgtttcaatgatcacaggatcttctccttcccagaggctagtgaagcttagaaagaaaaaaaaacgcactcgcgatgaaatgttctccgagctcatgctgtcctcccacactgacagagcacagacgaatgcgtggaggcaaataatgtcagagtgcaggaaagcacaaaatgaccgggaggagaggtggcgggctgcagagagtaagtggcgggctgaagagagggctgaagctcaaatgtggcggcagcgtgatgagaggaggcaggattcaatgctgaggctgctgcaggaccaaaccagtatgctccagtgtatggttgagctgcagcaaaggcacctggagcacagactgccactgcagcccctctgtaaccaaccgccctcctccccaagttccatagcctccacacccagatgcccaagaacgcggtgggggggcctccggccaaccagccactccaccacagaggattgcccaaaaaaaagaaggctgtcattcaataaattttaa